In the genome of Thermostichus vulcanus str. 'Rupite', the window CTCTAACCCAGGCGACTCAGCATAAACCCCAACCCCAGAAATAGCCCCACCCAAAAATGCAGAGCAACGGCGATGAACTTGGACTGGCTAATTCGCGGCGGCTGGTCGTGATAGGTGCCCAACAAGCGGGACAGCTGCACCGCAAAAGGGATCCCTACCAGGCTAAGCAACGTCCAAACCGGAAACATCCCCAAACCGACAAAGATCGCCGTCAACCCAAAAATGCTGCCACAGATCCAGGGAATCAGGCGGGCCGAGCGCAACGTACCCAGACGCACCACAGGTGAGCGTTTACCGCAGGCTAGATCATCCTGCACCTGATGAAAATGGGAGCAAAACAGAATCAAGCTGGTGACGATCCCCACCACCAAAGAAGCTGCCAACCCCGTCAGCGACCAGGTTTGAATTTGGCTGTAGTGGGCAGCCAAAACCGCCAGTGGCCCAAAACTGAAAAAACAGAGAATTTCCCCAATCCCTTGGTAGCCCAGCCGCAATGGTGGTCCCTGATAGGCATAACCCAGTCCACAGGCAATCAGCACCAGGACCAGCACCGTCGGATCCGATTGCCGCCAGCTCAACCACAGGATCCCCAATAGGCCAAGGGCCAAGAAGGCGTTGCCCACCCAGAAAACCTGCTCCGGCTTGCCTGTCAGATTGACCAGCGAGTGATGCTTGTTTTTGTCAATCCCAGTCTGGGCATCGAACACATCATTGCTGATGTTGGTCCAGGCCAAAATGCAGATGGCAGCCCCGAGAAACACCGCCAAAACCTGCCAATCCATTACCCCCACCTGAGCATACGCAATGGCGGATCCCACCCAAATGGGCATGATCGCCACACTGTACATGGGGGGCTTGATGGCGGCCATCCACAGTTGTTTGCGTGAGGGGCCGTTCCAGGAAGCCTGTTCAGAAGGTTGCGCTGGGCTAGCACCGAGTTCCATGCGAGTTCTCCTTGGCGGTTCTGGCTGGGTGAGCAAATCTGTACCTGCTCTGTAAAGTAGAGTGCTTCAAGTGGAATCCCTAAGGATGCTAAGAAATTTTGCGGATCGTGAAGAAGCCCGTGAAGATCCAGGTGTTAAAGGCGAGTTCTGGCCAGACCATCTCGTAATCTCATATCTTAAAGCCATCTTCGCCAGGCACTCCTCCTGATCCGGATTGGGCTTTTGGGTTACCCACGGGGCAGAGCCCGTTTCTGACCCCAATCCCACCCAGGCGGGTTTGTCCTCTCCTCTTCTCGCATGACCTTCTCCCTTTCTCCCTGTTCAGAATGGCCCAGAATTTGGCCAACGCTCCCGGTTCAGGCTTCTCCTTGGACAGCTCAGGAGGGGGATCCCCACCGCTGGGATCCCGTATTAGCCGCCTGCCAACAGACGGCGCGGGCGCGGGGCATTCCCCAAATTCTCAGTCTGTCCCGTTCTTTCTCAGGGTTGGATCCTCTGGTGGTGCTGGCCCAATCCCTTGGCTCCAACAGTGGGAGTGGACTGGCGGATTCGAGCTATTGCTATCTTGCCCACACAGCCCGCTACGGCAGCGTTAGGGTGCTCGGCCTGGGAGCCCTGCGGCGGGTTTACCTATTGGGGGAAGGGCGCTTTCAAGCCTCACGGGCTTTTTTGCAGGAGCTACAGCCCCATGTGCATACCGAAGCGGTGGATTGGGGATCCCGAGCTTCAACCCCGGCAAGTGGGCAGGAACAGGAACGGCCTTTGTGCTTTAGCCGCTTTAGCTTTAACCCCGAGCGCACCTATGGCCCAGCCGCCCTGTTGGTGTTGCCGGAATGGCAGATCTGGCAGGAGCAGGGGCCAAGGAGCTCTGTTGTTGCACCGGTTTCAAAGGGATCCCGGACGGTAGCCCGGTTGAACTTGGAGGTCAGGCCCGAGAGCGATTTGGCGGTCTTGGGCACTCGTATCCACCACTTTTTTGCCCACATGTCGCGGTTGTCTCAACACCCGTTGCCCCGCTGGGAATTGCAAACGCCTCTGCAGGTGGAGGTCAATCGAGAGGAACTCCTAGCCCGCATTGACAGGGCTTTGCAAGCGATTCGAGCCGGATCCCTGGAAAAGGTGGTCCTGGCGGAAGCGGTTGATCTGCCTTTGGCTACCCCACCCCCAATCCCAACGGTGTTGGCCTACCTGGAACAGCGCTATGCCGATTGCAGCGTGTTTGCTTTTGCGGAGGGCATTGGCAGCAGGGAAGCTTGGGCTTTGGACACCGCTGCCGGTCAAGGGCAACCTTTCTCTTCTCCAGAGCGAGTCTTTTTGGGAGCCAGCCCAGAACGGTTGCTCTCCGTCTGGCAAGGGCAAATCCAGATCGATGCCTTGGCCGGGTCCATAGCACGGGGGGAAACCGTCAGCCAGGATCAAGCCCTAGCCCAGCAGCTACTGCAGAGTCCTAAAGACCGTCAGGAACATCAGTTGGTGGTGCAATCGGTGGGAGAAGCCCTGCGCCAAGTGGGGTTAAAGCCGCACATTCCCTCCCAGCCTCGTTTGTTGCAGTTGGCCAATATCCAGCACCTACAAACCTTGATCCAAGCGGAAATGCCGCCTGACCTCCATCTTTTTGACCTGTTGGCCCGGTTGCACCCAACAGCGGCTGTCGGCGGCTACCCCAAGCAGGCGGCAGTGGATTGGATCGAAGCGGCAGAACCCTTTGACCGCTCCGGCTATGCGGCACCCCTGGGCTGGGTGGATTTGCAGGGGAATGGGGAGTTTGTGGTGGCGATCCGATCCGCTCTCATTCGTGGGGATCGGGCTCGTTTGTACGCGGGTGCCGGCATCGTGGTTGATTCTCGTCCGGAGCAGGAGGTAGCAGAGATTCAGCTGAAGTTGCAATCTCTGGCACAAGCTTTGGCCATCCAATCAACCCTCTCTGTTTGTTGAAAGTTTGTTGAAAGTCGGTTTTTTGTCAGGCGGCAGTTCTCCGGGGTTGACAACTTATACTTTTCCCCTACAGATGTGTTTCCTCTGGAGACGATTTATGATACGTCATCCCTCCGTGAAGAGGGGTAGATTCCATGAGTGGATGCTCCAATGCGAATTTTCCTTAGGGTTCTTCACGTCAAGGGTCTTGTCATATCCTGACGAATCTGTTGCCTGCCATCCCCCTACAAAGAGAGGAAGCTGCGAATGGCTAAAATTCTGGTCACTGGTGGTGCCGGAATGATTGGCTCTAACCTTGTCAAGCGGTTGGTGGCTGAAGGGCACGATGTTTTTGTGGTGGATAACCTCTGGCGAGGCAAACTAGATTATCTAAAAAATGAGGTGGGGAACTTCGTAATTCCTTTAGAGGAAAGGTTTTTCTTACTGGATCTTGCCATCGCAGGAATAATCGATAACCTTGTCAGTCAAGTTGAGTACGTCATTCATTTGGCTGATATTGTGGCAGGCATAGATTACGTTTTTGCCCATCAGGGAGAAATTTTTAGAAAAAATATCGTTATAAACTCAAACGTGATTCACTCAGTCAGGAAGAATCGAAGCTCCATAAAAGGATTCATCTATACCGGCACAGCCTGTAGCTTCCCATTGTCTTTACAACAGGATATCGACTCAAGGCCCCTACGGGAAGAAGACCTATATCCTGCCCAGCCCGAATCCGCTTATGGATGGAGCAAGTTGATTGGCAACTATGAGACCGAGCTCTTGGAAAAAGAAACCCAAATTCCCTGCGCGATCCTCATGCTACACAATGTCTATGGAACTCCCTGTGATATTGGCCCTCGTCGGCAGGTCATTCCATCTTTAATCACCAAAGCCATCCGGTTTCCAAAAGAACCCTTTATTGTTTGGGGCAGTGGATCCCAAGGCAGAGCCTTCGTCCATGTGGATGATGTTGTGGATGCGATTGTGCTGACCTTAGAAAAGGGACTGGGGCGAGGCACCATTCAAATCGGGCCATCCTCTTGCACCACCATTCAAGCCTTAGCTGAAATGATTGTCAGCATTTCTGGCAAAGACATTAAAATTATCTACGACACTACACAACCAGAGGGAGATAAGTCGCGCAGAGCTGACTACTGCAAAGCCAGAGACATTTTAGGCTGGGATCCAAAAATACCTCTTCGGCAAGGGCTTGAGGAGCAATATCGATGGATTGAGGAACACATCAAACGGCGACAATGGATGATTCCTCTCATGTGCAAACTGGCTTCATGAGGGGAGCTGAGATTTGGTGTATGGGCAGATTCTTTGATGTCAACATTGAGTTCAATCGAGATAAAGTTAATGAAATCATTTTCTCCGCTATCTCGAACAAGCAAAAAGGCTATGTCTGTTCTATTGAAAGTAATAATCTCTCTATTGCCAATGTCAATCCTGAATACAATACGATCATTAACGGATCTTTAGTCAATATATGTGATGGCTCTGTGTTGGCTAAGATCCTTGCATGGATTCACCAACAGGATTTTGATTCGTACATAGGAGCAGATCTATTCCTCGCTTTCATTGAAATGAAAACCTTCAAGCAATATTTCCTGGGAAATACTCAAGAGATTTTGGACAGCCTACGAGTGAATCTTGCCAAGATCGATCCTGCCATTCAAACCATGAGATTTTGCCCGTTGCCTTTTGTAGATGTGGAGAGGTTTGACTATCCTGCCATTGCCAAAGACATCAATGCTGATCAACCGGATATCATTTGGGTTTCCCTTGGGGCTCCCAAGCAGGAAATCTTCATGCACAAGCTTCTCCCTTATCTTGAGCAAGGGGTAATGTTCGGTTTTGGTGCGGTCTTTAACTTCAATGCCGACACCGGAAGCGTAAAACGCGCCCCTAAATGGATGTTGAGGTGGAGGCTAGAGTGGCTGTATCGAGCCTATGAAGAACCCCGGAAGACTATTCCCAGATACATTCGTTTTCTTTGCCTCCTACCCCGGTTGGTTTGGCAGGAGTATCAGACCCTTAGGCAACAGAGGCGTTTGATCCCCTAATCTTCGTCTTCGTCATCCACTTCTTCTTCATCCA includes:
- the menA gene encoding 2-carboxy-1,4-naphthoquinone phytyltransferase produces the protein MELGASPAQPSEQASWNGPSRKQLWMAAIKPPMYSVAIMPIWVGSAIAYAQVGVMDWQVLAVFLGAAICILAWTNISNDVFDAQTGIDKNKHHSLVNLTGKPEQVFWVGNAFLALGLLGILWLSWRQSDPTVLVLVLIACGLGYAYQGPPLRLGYQGIGEILCFFSFGPLAVLAAHYSQIQTWSLTGLAASLVVGIVTSLILFCSHFHQVQDDLACGKRSPVVRLGTLRSARLIPWICGSIFGLTAIFVGLGMFPVWTLLSLVGIPFAVQLSRLLGTYHDQPPRISQSKFIAVALHFWVGLFLGLGFMLSRLG
- a CDS encoding isochorismate synthase encodes the protein MTFSLSPCSEWPRIWPTLPVQASPWTAQEGDPHRWDPVLAACQQTARARGIPQILSLSRSFSGLDPLVVLAQSLGSNSGSGLADSSYCYLAHTARYGSVRVLGLGALRRVYLLGEGRFQASRAFLQELQPHVHTEAVDWGSRASTPASGQEQERPLCFSRFSFNPERTYGPAALLVLPEWQIWQEQGPRSSVVAPVSKGSRTVARLNLEVRPESDLAVLGTRIHHFFAHMSRLSQHPLPRWELQTPLQVEVNREELLARIDRALQAIRAGSLEKVVLAEAVDLPLATPPPIPTVLAYLEQRYADCSVFAFAEGIGSREAWALDTAAGQGQPFSSPERVFLGASPERLLSVWQGQIQIDALAGSIARGETVSQDQALAQQLLQSPKDRQEHQLVVQSVGEALRQVGLKPHIPSQPRLLQLANIQHLQTLIQAEMPPDLHLFDLLARLHPTAAVGGYPKQAAVDWIEAAEPFDRSGYAAPLGWVDLQGNGEFVVAIRSALIRGDRARLYAGAGIVVDSRPEQEVAEIQLKLQSLAQALAIQSTLSVC
- a CDS encoding NAD-dependent epimerase/dehydratase family protein, encoding MAKILVTGGAGMIGSNLVKRLVAEGHDVFVVDNLWRGKLDYLKNEVGNFVIPLEERFFLLDLAIAGIIDNLVSQVEYVIHLADIVAGIDYVFAHQGEIFRKNIVINSNVIHSVRKNRSSIKGFIYTGTACSFPLSLQQDIDSRPLREEDLYPAQPESAYGWSKLIGNYETELLEKETQIPCAILMLHNVYGTPCDIGPRRQVIPSLITKAIRFPKEPFIVWGSGSQGRAFVHVDDVVDAIVLTLEKGLGRGTIQIGPSSCTTIQALAEMIVSISGKDIKIIYDTTQPEGDKSRRADYCKARDILGWDPKIPLRQGLEEQYRWIEEHIKRRQWMIPLMCKLAS
- a CDS encoding WecB/TagA/CpsF family glycosyltransferase is translated as MGRFFDVNIEFNRDKVNEIIFSAISNKQKGYVCSIESNNLSIANVNPEYNTIINGSLVNICDGSVLAKILAWIHQQDFDSYIGADLFLAFIEMKTFKQYFLGNTQEILDSLRVNLAKIDPAIQTMRFCPLPFVDVERFDYPAIAKDINADQPDIIWVSLGAPKQEIFMHKLLPYLEQGVMFGFGAVFNFNADTGSVKRAPKWMLRWRLEWLYRAYEEPRKTIPRYIRFLCLLPRLVWQEYQTLRQQRRLIP